One genomic region from Colletotrichum lupini chromosome 7, complete sequence encodes:
- a CDS encoding NCS1 nucleoside transporter — MDEDQGPSQIVPGTAPKRTMGDRLRSTKNRFFTKDGLIGDYDYAFLFTPNLPFMRKSRKAAPFFGLNDRMPTLLALLLGFQHALAMLAGIITPPILLSGAAGANLTGEMQQYLVSTALIVSGLLSMIQITRFHILKTPALCALIEIAISFMPPKVMLRIFPPIVTGPTVMLIGIHLIETGFQNWMGGSGPCANPTSDFFARCPNISAPHALPWGSAEYLGLGFSVFVTIILCERFGAPIMKSTSVVIGLLVGCIIAAATGYFDRSGIDSAPAASFIWVHTFKLTLYGPLILPLLAVYIICATEAIGDITATCDVSRLEVEGRLFESRIQGGVLADGINGVLAALMTITPMTTFAQNNGVIALTRCANRSAGYCCCFFLIIMGIFAKFAASLVAIPSSVLGGMTSFLFTAVAVSGMAIITKGVPFNRRNRFILTAGLTLGYGATLVPTYFDNVFTYAGDNRGLRGFLDAIVLIMETGFAITAFVCMFLNFVLDEEIEDTEGHDVIPTTGIVTPKDVNGGESARGADSEDIQPVGHNTTGKRDEKLIHWRHGLVFFGLQDAELAGANPANECEGDGIFGLREDSDSFNDRMKGINMQEARRRFTSMEAWELPKHPSAIAPEGVRTNPDMDPVPVPMRTWSLWTILAYWSTDLMNLSTLQTAGSILAVGLSWREAIPIMFVGTTCIAIAMVLNGAIGSRLHVPFSVIATGSFGFYLRYFAIVSRAILAMFWLGVQCVNGSVCVTIMLSAWAPSYGRIPNALPESAGITSMGMCSFFLFWIIQLPLLLIHPTKLRPLFYVKLLATPAVVLGTLGWAVKQAGGGGDIFRLQPEFSPGTSKYAWLWLSCMSSVSGQWSTMAINIPDFLRYSKSRNAQNVQLIFVPIVFTLCGTMGIITTSATKVFQGDGDYLWNPLDIVSLWLGNGSGGRCAAFFGALAWLIATIGTNVTANSISAANDLTVMFPRYINIRRGSIVAAVIGAWVIVPWKILASAATFLNFMGAYAVFLAPLSGIMAADFWLVKKQRYDLPDLYDPHGRYRYIAGCNWRAFVAFIVPVAPNLPGMALAISGYPAVQISEGAQNLYSFDWLFGFVVSIFLYTTLSWVVPAKETLVEQTILTRGDGIEIEGTRDGSDIENPKVPEKVLTTAGDGRHTPESRGLNGGTG, encoded by the exons ATGGATGAAGATCAGGGCCCAAGCCAAATCGTCCCTGGGACAGCTCCCAAGCGGACAATGGGAGATCGCCTTCGCAGCACCAAGAACAGATTCTTCACCAAGGACGGCCTGATCGGCGACTACGACTATGCTTTCCTCTTCACCCCGAACTTGCCGTTTATGAGGAAGAGTCGCAAAGCCGCTCCCTTCTTTGGCTTGAACGACCGGATGCCTACGCTCTTGGCCCTGTTGCTAGGATTCCAGCACGCCCTTGCCATGTTGGCTGGCATCATCACGCCGCCTATCCTGCTGAGCGGCGCTGCAGGTGCTAATCTCACTGGGGAGATGCAACAATATCTTGTCTCCACAGCTTTGATTGTCTCCGGCTTGTTGTCCATGATCCAAATCACCAGATTCCATATTCTGAAGACTCC TGCCCTTTGCGCTCTGATTGAAATTGCCATCTCCTTCATGCCCCCAAAGGTGATGCTTCGCATCTTCCCGCCCATCGTGACTGGCCCGACAG TCATGCTCATCGGCATCCACTTGATCGAGACTGGTTTCCAGAACTGGATGGGCGGCTCCGGCCCTTGTGCCAACCCGACTTCCGACTTCTTCGCCCGGTGCCCCAACATTTCCGCGCCTCATGCCCTCCCTTGGGGCTCCGCCGAGTACTTGGGCTTGGGCTTCTCCGTCTTCGTGACCATCATTCTCTGCGAGCGATTTGGCGCGCCCATCATGAAGTCGACATCCGTTGTTATTGGTCTCCTTGTTG GATGCATCATCGCCGCTGCGACTGGTTACTTTGACCGCTCCGGAATCGACAGTGCCCCTGCCGCCTCTTTCATCTGGGTGCACACCTTTAAACTCACCCTTTACGGGCCGCTCATCTT GCCTTTGTTAGCCGTCTATATCATCTGCGCCACCGAGGCCATTGGTGACATTACTGCTACTTGTGATGTCTCTCGCCTTGAGGTTGAGGGCCGTCTTTTCGAGTCCCGTATCCAGGGAGGCGTCCTCGCTGATGGTATCAACGGCGTTCTTGCGGCCCTAATGACCATCACACCTATGACAACT TTTGCTCAAAACAACGGAGTCATCGCTCTCACCCGCTGTGCTAACCGCAGCGCCGGCTACTGCTG TTGCTTCTTCCTCATCATTATGGGCATCTTTGCCAAATTCGCCGCATCGCTTGTCGCCATCCCCTCCTCCGTGCTTGGAGGTATGACCTCGTTCCTCTTCACGGCTGTCGCCGTCTCCGGTATGGCCATCATCACAAAGGGTGTGCCTTTCAACCGACGAAACCGCTTCATCCTGACCGCTGGTCTCACACTCGGCTATGGCGCCACTCTCGTTCCTACGTATTTTGACAACGTCTTTACGTATGCTGGTGACAACCGCGGCCTAAGGGGGTTCCTCGACGCCATCGTACTCATCATGGAGACGGGCTTCGCTATCACAGCCTTCGTCTGCATGTTCCTCAACTTTGTGCTCGACGAGGAGATTGAGGACACAGAGGGCCATGATGTCATCCCCACCACTGGTATCGTTACTCCAAAGGACGTTAATGGTGGGGAGAGTGCGCGGGGAGCTGATTCAGAGGATATTCAGCCCGTTGGGCATAACACCACTGGCAAGCGTGATGAAAAGCT TATTCATTGGCGACATGGCCTTGTTTTCTTTGGGCTGCAGGATGCGGAGCTGGCCGGAGCGAATCCCGCAAAT GAGTGCGAGGGCGACGGTATTTTTGGTCTGCGTGAGGACTCGGACAGCTTCAACGACAGGATGAAGGGCATAAATATGCAGGAAGCGAGGCGGCGATTTACGTCGATGGAGGCATGGGAGCTTCCCAAGCACCCCAGCGCCATTGCGCCAGAAGGCGTACGAACCAACCCGGACATGGACCCCGTGCCGGTGCCAATGCGGACTTGGTCGTTGTGGACTATCCTGGCGTACTGGAGTACCGACCTTATGAACCTCTCAACTCTACAGACCGCCGGATCTATACTTGCTGTCGGACTCAGCTGGCGAGAGGCGATTCCCATCATGTTCGTCGGAACAACGTGTATCGCAATAGCAATGGTCCTCAATGGAGCCATAGGAAGTCGTCTACATGTCCCCTTCAGTGTCATTGCTACGGGTAGCTTTGGGTTCTACTTGAG ATACTTTGCCATTGTCAGCAGAGCCATCCTTGCTATGTTCTGGCTGGGTGTACAG TGCGTCAACGGGAGTGTATGTGTGACGATCATGCTGAGTGCGTGGGCTCCCTCTTACGGACGGATTCCGAATGCCCTACCCGAATCGGCGGGCATCACCTCCATGGGAATGTGCTC attcttcctcttctggATCATTCAACTGCCGTTGTTACTCATTCACCCCACTAAACTTCGACCGCTCTTCTACGTCAAGTTACTTGCTACTCCAGCTGTGGTTTTAGGGACCTTGGGATGGGCTGTCAAACAGGCCGGTGGCGGGGGTGATATCTTCAGGTTGCAACCTGAGTTCTCTCCAGGGACTTCCAAGTATGCCTGGCTTTGGCTGAGCTGCATGTCGTCGGTTTCGGGACAGTGGAGCACGATGGCAATCAATATTCCGGACTTCTTGCGCTATAGCAAGTCCAGGAACGCTCAAAACGTCCAGCTCATATTTGTCCCTATCGTTTTCACCTTGTGTGGAACCATGGGTATTATTACCACTTCGGCCACGAAAGTCTTCCAGGGAGACGGTGATTACCTTTGGAACCCGCTAGATATAGTCAGTCTTTGGTTGGGAAATGGCTCAGGAGGACGCTGTGCTGCCTTCTTCGGGGCTCTGGCATGGCTTATTGCAACGATCGGCACCAACGTCACGGCAAACAGCATCAGCGCAGCCAACGATCTGACTGTCATGTTCCCGCGCTACATCAACATTAGAAGGGGCAGTATAGTCGCTGCTGTGATAGGTGCCTGGGTTATTGTCCCGTGGAAGATTCTTGCCAGCGCCGCTACGTTCTTGAACTTCATGGGGGCATACGCTGTCTTCCTCGCTCCCCTGAGTGGTATCATGGCTGCTGACTTCTGGCTCGTTAAAAAACAACGATACGATCTGCCCG ACTTATACGACCCTCATGGTCGCTATAGATACATCGCAGGCTGTAACTGGAGGGCATTTGTTGCTTTCATTGTGCCTGTTGCCCCCAACTTGCCCGGGATGGCTTTGGCAATCAGTGGCTACCCTGCGGTCCAGATCTCCGAGGGTGCTCAGAATCTCTACAGCTTTGATTGGCTTTTTGGATTCGTCGTCTCGATATTCCTGTATACCACACTGAGCTGGGTTGTACCTGCAAAGGAGACCTTGGTTGAGCAGACAATCTTGACCAGGGGAGACGGAATCGAGATTGAGGGAACGCGAGACGGTAGTGACATCGAGAACCCAAAGGTGCCCGAGAAGGTGTTGACCACAGCGGGAGATGGTCGTCACACTCCTGAATCGAGAGGCCTTAACGGAGGAACTGGGTGA
- a CDS encoding quinate permease, with protein MALLTLVEDRPTPKAVYNWRVYFCAIIASFASCTIGYDSAFIGTTLALPSFMEEFQFASYSKDGLALLKSNIVSVYQAGAFFGSLFAYVSSYFLGRKKSLMLFTTIFLLGAGMMLGANRARGLGLILAGRVLAGIGVGGCSNMTPIYISELSPPAVRGRLVGIYELGWQIGGLVGFWINYGVDSTMAPSHSQWLIPFAVQLIPAGLLLVGALFIPESPRWLFSKYKREEAMKALCWMRNLSPEDKYIIEEVQYIDADLERYRQEVGAGFWKPFASLKQSKVQWRFFLGGMLFLWQNGSGINAINYYSPTVFKSIGITGTNTSFLTTGIFGVVKTIVTFVWLLWLIDHLGRRNLLMIGAIGGSLCMWYIGGYLALNPASGNGGGLSSGGISAMVFFYLWTVFYTPSWNGTPWVINSEMFDQNTRSLGQASAAANNWFWNFIISRFTPQMFNAWGYGVYFFFASLMICSAIFIFFLMPETKSIPLETMDRLFTIKPVWRANKTIMAELAEEQGFRQYSDDGSGEKSDDAEINQVERKGSV; from the exons ATGGCTCTCCTCACTCTCGTAGAGGACCGCCCGACGCCCAAGGCGGTTTACAACTGGCGCGTCTACTTTTGTGCAATCATCGCGTCCTTCGCCAGTTGCACCATCGGTTATGACTCTGCCTTCATCGGAACCACTCTCGCCCTGCCCTCCTTCATGGAGGAGTTCCAGTTTGCCTCCTACAGCAAGGACGGTCTGGCTCTGCTCAAGTCCAACATCGTTTCTGTCTACCAGGCTGGTGCCTTCTTCGGAAGTCTGTTCGCCTACGTCAGCAGTTACTTCCTTGGCCGCAAGAAGAGTCTGATGCTGTTCACTACGATTTTCCTCCTCGGTGCCGGTATGATGCTCGGCGCCAACCGCGCGCGCGGCCTCGGTCTCATCCTCGCCGGCAGAGTACTTGCGGGTATCGGTGTGGGAGGCTGCTCCAACATGACTCCCATTTACATTTCGGAGCTCTCTCCTCCCGCCGTGCGTGGACGTCTCGTCGGTATCTACGAACTCGGATGGCAAATCGGTGGCCTCGTCGGCTTCTGGATCAACTACGGCGTCGACTCTACCATGGCTCCCAGTCACAGCCAGTGGCTCATTCCTTTCGCCGTCCAGCTGATCCCTGCCGGCCTCTTGCTCGTTGGAGCTCTCTTCATCCCCGAGTCCCCCCGTTGGCTGTTCTCCAAGTACAAGAGAGAGGAGGCGATGAAGGCTCTTTGCTGGATGCG AAACCTGTCCCCTGAAGACAAGTACATCATTGAAGAGGTTCAATACATTGATGCCGACCTCGAGCGCTACCGCCAGGAAGTTGGCGCCGGTTTCTGGAAGCCGTTCGCTTCTCTCAAGCAGAGCAAGGTTCAGTGGCGCTTCTTCCTTGGCGGCATGCTTTTCTTGTGGCAAAACGGCTCTGG CATCAACGCCATCAACTACTACAGCCCCACGGTCTTCAAGAGCATTGGCATCACCGGTACCAACACCAGCTTCCTCACAACTGGCATTTTCGGTGTCGTCAAGACGATTGTGACCTTCGTGTGGCTTCTGTGGCTCATTGACCACCTCGGTCGTCGCAACCTGCTGATGATTGGTGCCATTGGCGGCTCTTTGTGCATGTGGTACATTGGTGGTTACCTCGCTCTCAACCCGGCATCCGGAAACGGTGGCGGCCTTTCCAGCGGCGGTATCTCCGCCATGGTTTTCTTCTACCTCTGGACAGTGTTCTACACGCCCTCGTGGAACGGTACCCCTTGGGTCATCAACTCTGAGATGTTCGACCAGAACACTAG GTCCCTTGGTCAAGCTAGCGCAGCCGCCAACAACTGGTTCTGGAACTTCATCATCTCTCGCTTCACCCCGCAAATGTTTAATGCGTGGGGCTATGGAGTCTACTTCTTCTTCGCCTCGCTCATGATTTGCTCCGCCATCTTTATCTTCTTCCTGATGCCTGAGACTAAGTCCATTCCTTTGGAGACCATGGATCGTCTCTTCACCATTAAGCCTGTCTGGAGGGCAAACAAGACCATTATGGCCGAATTGGCGGAGGAGCAGGGTTTCAGACAATACTCCGACGATGGATCCGGAGAGAAGTCTGATGATGCGGAAATCAACCAGGTAGAGAGGAAGGGCAGCGTTTAA
- a CDS encoding shikimate dehydrogenase substrate binding domain-containing protein, translating to MATAGVKRSYVATAMSDEEDHHHHQLENPAKFIRVDGRNGHSASPSQPQSPRTNSSSRYSMAACSRPETPITRPATPVAHLPGEVPPFPADASIVLAGIRGAGKSTLAIIASTAMERRAVDCEKAFQQVTGLTSFAYKRAHGPAECHRRQTDVLRDLLDQNSKSTLIVCSWMERGVQTLLREFCRTHPVVHIVRDVKAIQEHLKIEDEDKARNLLAASSTIFRTCSNLEFFNVSETADPWIETDAARIEAQAGGQKPPAPYLTLKRAERHFLKFLSLIMPKGSIPFIESAFPLASIPTEDRRFTYAISVSLSSLLNNELAIQELETGADAIEIVLDGIAGAQSLDSERAADIARIIGSIRRSTVIPLMYHVVLPDSSESVYTDYILHGLRLCPEYLTVDLRLNDFQLLHIISMKRRSKIIGHLTPAADSPPWSDPFWMSQYHRARRLGCDLVRLVKPVTSIKDNFDISHLKALVEASTGHKIPLIAYNSGPRGRHSAAMNHVLTGVVPEKPVSSTYNPNQPCLTAAQATQALYNSFLFDPMKIYVFGAHVSYSLSPAMHNAALKACGIPHLYRPFSTPSLNGLRELIEDPYFAGASVGLPFKVEIITLTHSLSRHAQAIGAVNTLVPVRRLNPDGTIPEDEKLFNCRNRAGPVRALYGENTDWIGIRACIRRGLSPANAVRTSSCGLIIGAGGMARAATYSMLQLGVKNIVVYNRTITNAEKMVNHFARLLKRHDLPLLSATSDVETKFHIIRNLDEPWPEDFRLPTMIVSCIPTHSIGDVPAPNFEAPQAWLGSPTGGCLVELGYKTLDTPILNQARKVSHRGWVTMDGLDLLPEQGFAQFELFTGRRAPRRLMRGEVFRAYPDGHDRSALAQLQPRLNNIVEQEP from the coding sequence ATGGCGACAGCCGGAGTGAAGCGGTCCTACGTGGCCACCGCCATGAGCGATGAGGAGgaccatcaccaccaccaactcGAGAATCCCGCAAAGTTCATCCGCGTCGACGGTCGCAATGGCCACTCTGCGTCGCCTAGCCAGCCCCAGAGCCCGAGgaccaacagcagcagcagataTTCCATGGCTGCTTGTTCACGACCAGAGACGCCAATCACGAGACCAGCAACACCCGTGGCCCATCTTCCTGGCGAGGTTCCGCCATTCCCTGCCGATGCCTCCATTGTCCTTGCCGGCATCCGCGGCGCAGGAAAATCAACGCTCGCCATCATTGCCTCGACCGCCATGGAACGGAGGGCCGTCGACTGCGAAAAGGCCTTCCAACAAGTCACTGGCCTGACCAGTTTCGCGTACAAGAGGGCCCATGGCCCCGCTGAATGTCACCGCCGGCAGACAGATGTCCTTCGAGACCTCCTCGACCAGAACTCCAAGAGCACCTTGATTGTGTGCAGTTGGATGGAACGTGGGGTCCAGACACTCTTGAGGGAGTTTTGTCGTACACATCCCGTCGTTCACATCGTGCGAGACGTCAAGGCTATTCAAGAGCACCTAAAGATCGAGGATGAAGATAAGGCGAGAAACTTGCTGGCGGCCAGCAGCACCATTTTCCGGACATGCAGCAACCTTGAGTTCTTTAACGTCTCCGAGACGGCCGACCCATGGATCGAAACCGATGCCGCAAGAATTGAGGCTCAAGCTGGTGGTCAAAAGCCACCTGCTCCCTACCTGACTTTGAAGCGGGCCGAGAGGCATTTCTTAAAGTTCCTTAGTCTCATCATGCCCAAGGGCTCCATTCCCTTCATCGAGTCGGCTTTCCCGTTGGCTTCCATACCTACCGAGGACAGACGGTTCACTTACGCCATCTCGGTCTCTCTTTCAAGCCTGCTGAACAATGAACTCGCCATTCAAGAGCTCGAGACCGGAGCAGATGCTATTGAGATCGTCCTCGACGGAATCGCTGGTGCGCAGTCACTAGACTCCGAACGAGCCGCCGACATTGCCAGAATCATAGGGTCCATAAGGAGGAGCACCGTGATACCGTTAATGTACCACGTTGTTCTTCCAGATTCTTCAGAGTCAGTGTACACCGACTACATACTACACGGCCTGCGACTCTGCCCTGAATACCTCACTGTCGATCTCCGCCTCAACGACTTTCAACTATTGCACATCATCTCTATGAAGAGGCGCTCAAAGATAATTGGACATTTAACACCTGCGGCCGACTCCCCACCATGGTCAGACCCTTTCTGGATGTCACAGTATCATAGAGCACGGCGTCTAGGATGTGATCTGGTCCGGCTTGTCAAGCCAGTGACCTccattaaggataattttgATATCAGCCACCTCAAGGCTCTTGTTGAGGCTTCTACCGGCCACAAGATTCCCCTCATCGCTTACAACTCTGGACCTCGTGGGAGACACTCAGCGGCTATGAACCACGTCCTGACCGGTGTTGTGCCAGAGAAGCCCGTATCATCGACTTACAACCCTAATCAGCCATGCTTGACAGCAGCTCAAGCGACGCAGGCACTCTACAACTCGTTCCTGTTCGACCCTATGAAGATCTACGTCTTTGGTGCCCACGTCTCTTACAGTTTGTCACCAGCCATGCACAATGCCGCTCTGAAGGCTTGTGGCATTCCGCACCTCTACCGACCATTCTCGACGCCTTCCCTGAACGGGCTGCGAGAGCTCATTGAGGATCCTTACTTCGCGGGTGCCAGTGTTGGCTTGCCCTTCAAAGTCGAAATCATCACCCTCACACACTCTCTAAGCCGACACGCGCAGGCGATAGGTGCAGTCAACACACTTGTTCCTGTTCGTCGACTAAATCCCGACGGCACTATTCCAGAGGACGAGAAGCTCTTCAACTGCCGTAATCGCGCCGGTCCGGTCAGGGCGCTCTACGGAGAAAACACGGACTGGATCGGCATTCGGGCTTGCATTCGCAGAGGGCTCTCTCCCGCCAATGCTGTACGAACGTCGAGCTGCGGTCTCATCATCGGAGCTGGTGGCATGGCTCGCGCGGCTACCTACAGCATGCTGCAGCTAGGAGTCAAGAATATTGTGGTCTACAACCGGACAATTACTAATGCGGAAAAGATGGTTAATCACTTCGCGCGCCTGTTGAAACGGCACGACCTACCGCTCCTCAGCGCAACTTCGGACGTGGAAACGAAATTTCACATTATCCGAAATCTGGATGAGCCATGGCCCGAAGACTTCCGACTGCCGACAATGATTGTTTCTTGCATCCCGACGCATAGCATTGGCGATGTCCCTGCACCCAACTTCGAGGCGCCACAGGCATGGCTGGGAAGTCCAACTGGCGGTTGTCTGGTTGAGCTGGGCTACAAGACACTGGATACACCGATCTTGAACCAAGCGAGAAAAGTGTCGCACCGAGGTTGGGTTACTATGGATGGTCTTGATCTGTTGCCCGAGCAGGGTTTCGCTCAGTTTGAGTTGTTTACAGGCAGACGAGCACCACGTAGGTTGATGCGAGGAGAGGTTTTCCGTGCCTATCCCGACGGGCACGATCGCTCCGCACTTGCACAGCTGCAGCCGCGCTTGAATAATATTGTCGAGCAGGAGCCATGA